The Allocatelliglobosispora scoriae genome contains a region encoding:
- a CDS encoding MDR family MFS transporter, translating to MSRWLRDTTGGLPRTFWYLWFGTLINRAGGFVIVFMTIYLTTVRDLSATQAGLVMGLWAGGGAFGTMLGGIAADRIGRKVTLLTGQVAGAAILLAMAFVTGLPALAALAFALGFFAESARPASSAMLIDIVGEPDRLRAFTLNYWAVNVGFALAATLAGLAAGLDPHLLFIVDAATTFATALFIFVKVPETGTVRRQDRRNSSRVGPIERGPGLREVFRDRVFLTFVGLNLFVAFVFMQHLTTLPIAMTRDGLSSQTYGLVIGLNGLLIVCGQLFIPKLLAGRSRSHLLAAAAVVMGVGFGLTAFAATPVFYAMTVLIWTVGEMINAPANSTLVAALSPSQMRGRYQGVLNLSWAVAGFAAPVLGGWVQDHVGNSQLWLGCAVIGVVVAVAQVASGPARERRAEALAT from the coding sequence GTGAGCCGGTGGCTGCGTGACACCACCGGGGGACTGCCCCGCACCTTCTGGTACCTCTGGTTCGGCACCCTGATCAACCGCGCGGGCGGCTTCGTCATCGTCTTCATGACGATCTACCTGACCACCGTGCGGGACCTCTCGGCGACGCAGGCCGGTCTCGTGATGGGCCTCTGGGCGGGCGGTGGCGCCTTCGGCACGATGCTCGGCGGGATCGCCGCCGACCGGATCGGCCGCAAGGTCACCCTGCTCACGGGCCAGGTCGCCGGTGCCGCGATCCTGCTGGCGATGGCGTTCGTGACGGGCCTGCCCGCGCTCGCAGCGCTCGCCTTCGCCCTCGGCTTCTTCGCCGAGTCGGCTCGGCCGGCATCCTCCGCGATGCTGATCGACATCGTCGGGGAACCGGACCGGCTGCGCGCCTTCACCCTCAACTACTGGGCGGTCAACGTCGGGTTCGCGCTGGCGGCGACCCTCGCCGGGCTCGCCGCGGGCCTCGACCCGCACCTGCTCTTCATCGTCGACGCCGCGACCACCTTCGCCACCGCCCTGTTCATCTTCGTCAAGGTCCCCGAGACCGGCACGGTCCGGCGCCAAGATCGCCGCAACTCTTCAAGAGTCGGTCCCATCGAGCGCGGGCCGGGGCTGCGGGAGGTCTTCCGGGACCGGGTCTTCCTCACCTTCGTCGGGCTCAACCTGTTCGTCGCCTTCGTCTTCATGCAGCACCTCACCACGCTGCCGATCGCGATGACCCGCGACGGGCTCTCCAGCCAGACATACGGCCTGGTGATCGGGCTCAACGGGCTGCTCATCGTCTGCGGCCAGCTCTTCATCCCCAAGCTGCTCGCGGGCCGGAGCCGATCGCACCTGCTCGCCGCCGCCGCGGTCGTGATGGGGGTCGGCTTCGGGCTGACCGCCTTCGCCGCGACCCCGGTCTTCTACGCCATGACGGTGCTGATCTGGACCGTCGGCGAGATGATCAACGCTCCCGCCAACTCGACCCTCGTCGCTGCGCTCTCGCCGAGCCAGATGCGCGGTCGCTATCAGGGCGTCCTCAACCTCTCCTGGGCGGTGGCCGGATTCGCCGCGCCGGTGCTCGGCGGATGGGTGCAGGACCATGTGGGCAATTCCCAGCTCTGGCTCGGCTGTGCTGTCATCGGAGTGGTGGTCGCCGTGGCTCAGGTAGCCTCAGGACCTGCCCGGGAGCGCCGCGCCGAGGCCCTCGCCACCTGA
- a CDS encoding MFS transporter: MIRRFYAETAGGLPRAFWTLWTAMLVNRVGAFAMLFLPLYLKDSRGLTLTVIGLVTAGYGIGGACGSLLGGVLADRWGRRSTLLLANGVAATLLLALGFADDLWLIVLLTAATGVFHSMPGPALVAATIDIVPEEARSRAFNLQFWAFNLGTAMAATIAGAIASTSFFALFAVDAAMTAVTATIIYFKIPETVRKEPSTPSSRKRGGLGAAFRDSYFMIFVGLTFVLAFISSQSSMVQLAMNADGLSPRAFGLVMALPGILIVLGQLFVPKLIQGRTKGRVLALAFAFLGVGYAVIGAADIVPMYLLAAAIWTMGSMLAAPPNASVIAELAPPQLRARYQAVFYLVFPAAGFAAPAIGGWSLDHLGSAHWLIIGTLGILAAIGHLLAGPPRERRVAAALAATTPPVPAAPPTPQTENSR; this comes from the coding sequence GTGATTCGACGCTTCTACGCCGAGACCGCCGGCGGCCTGCCCCGGGCGTTCTGGACGCTCTGGACCGCCATGCTCGTCAACCGGGTCGGCGCCTTCGCGATGCTCTTCCTGCCGCTCTACCTGAAGGACTCACGAGGGCTGACGCTGACCGTGATCGGCCTGGTCACGGCCGGTTACGGCATCGGCGGCGCGTGCGGCAGCCTGCTCGGCGGCGTGCTCGCCGACCGGTGGGGGCGGCGCTCGACGCTGCTGCTCGCCAACGGGGTGGCGGCGACGCTGCTGCTGGCGCTCGGCTTCGCCGACGACCTGTGGCTGATCGTGCTGCTCACCGCCGCGACCGGGGTGTTCCACTCGATGCCGGGGCCGGCCCTCGTCGCGGCGACGATCGACATCGTGCCGGAGGAGGCCCGGTCGCGCGCCTTCAACCTGCAATTCTGGGCGTTCAACCTCGGAACGGCGATGGCCGCGACGATCGCCGGTGCCATCGCGTCGACCAGCTTCTTCGCGCTCTTCGCGGTCGACGCGGCGATGACGGCGGTCACCGCGACGATCATCTACTTCAAGATTCCGGAGACCGTGCGGAAGGAACCGTCGACGCCCAGCTCGCGTAAGCGCGGCGGTCTCGGTGCGGCGTTCCGCGATTCGTACTTCATGATCTTCGTCGGGCTGACCTTCGTGCTCGCCTTCATCAGCTCGCAGAGCTCGATGGTCCAGCTCGCGATGAACGCCGACGGGCTCTCGCCACGGGCATTCGGACTGGTCATGGCTCTGCCCGGGATCCTCATCGTGCTCGGCCAGCTCTTCGTACCGAAGCTGATCCAGGGCCGGACGAAGGGCCGGGTGCTCGCGCTCGCCTTCGCCTTCCTCGGCGTGGGATACGCGGTGATCGGCGCCGCCGACATCGTGCCGATGTACCTGCTCGCCGCCGCGATCTGGACCATGGGCAGCATGCTCGCCGCCCCGCCCAACGCCTCGGTCATCGCCGAGCTGGCCCCGCCGCAGCTGCGCGCCCGCTACCAGGCGGTCTTCTACCTGGTCTTTCCGGCGGCCGGTTTCGCCGCCCCGGCGATCGGCGGCTGGAGCCTGGACCACCTGGGCTCGGCCCACTGGCTCATCATCGGCACCCTGGGCATCCTGGCGGCGATAGGCCACCTCCTGGCCGGCCCGCCCCGAGAGCGAAGGGTCGCCGCAGCCCTGGCCGCGACAACACCCCCCGTCCCCGCCGCGCCGCCCACCCCCCAGACCGAAAATTCGCGTTGA
- the phoU gene encoding phosphate signaling complex protein PhoU — protein MREEFRSDLREVGHLLVSMAETSRSQMRQATYALLTADKESAEAVIANDEAINGLFKEVEERVHRLLAQQQPVARDLRAVITALHISTDIERMGDLAEHVAKTALRRHPASAVPAELATVFADMAEAADRIAGKITLVLAERDAKRAAELEHDDDAMDELERHLFEIILGPDWSYGVESAIDGALLGRFYERFADHAVNAGRHVIFLVTGEN, from the coding sequence ATGCGCGAGGAGTTCCGGTCCGACCTGCGCGAGGTCGGTCACCTGCTGGTATCGATGGCGGAGACGTCCCGTTCACAGATGCGCCAGGCCACCTACGCGCTGCTCACCGCCGACAAGGAGTCCGCCGAGGCGGTCATCGCCAACGACGAGGCCATCAACGGTCTCTTCAAGGAGGTCGAGGAGCGCGTTCACCGGCTCCTCGCCCAGCAGCAACCGGTCGCCCGCGACCTACGCGCCGTCATCACGGCCCTGCACATCTCGACCGACATCGAGCGGATGGGCGACCTCGCCGAGCACGTGGCGAAGACGGCGCTGCGCCGCCACCCCGCCTCCGCCGTCCCGGCCGAGCTCGCCACGGTCTTCGCCGACATGGCCGAGGCCGCCGACCGCATCGCCGGCAAGATCACGCTGGTCCTGGCGGAACGGGACGCCAAGCGCGCCGCCGAGCTGGAGCACGACGACGACGCGATGGACGAGCTGGAGCGCCACCTCTTCGAGATCATCCTCGGCCCGGACTGGTCCTACGGCGTCGAGTCCGCCATCGACGGAGCCCTGCTGGGCCGCTTCTACGAGCGCTTCGCCGACCACGCCGTCAACGCAGGCCGCCACGTGATCTTCCTCGTCACAGGCGAGAACTAA
- a CDS encoding sensor histidine kinase: protein MLWGHRSRAAPEVDMVDPLSGLGRRALDSLRVGVVVLDSTDIPVQVNPSARAMGLLRAGAEPGSLIAHPIVRTLAGQVRRTGVRREVELDLPRGMEGSGAEPLGVQLRAVALGGGLVAIEAFDVTEAHRVARVRRDFVANVSHELKTPIGALQLLAEAIMDATSDADDVDVESARRFAERMQRESVRLGTLISELLELTRLQGAEPLPDPEPVNVDWVIAEAVDRSRTAAAAKKIDIEVRGDRSLTVYGSDSQLATAVGNLVENAIAYSEEGSTVVVTINGDTHRVKIRVADHGIGIAADEVDRVFERFYRSDRARSRATGGTGLGLAIVKHIATNHGGRVEVTSTLGGGSTFTLRLPARPPDDQLPLPASVSIGA from the coding sequence CTGCTGTGGGGTCATCGATCACGAGCGGCGCCGGAGGTTGACATGGTTGATCCGCTCTCCGGTCTCGGGCGAAGAGCGCTGGACTCGCTGCGGGTGGGGGTGGTGGTGCTCGACAGCACCGACATACCCGTGCAGGTGAACCCGTCCGCTCGGGCGATGGGGCTGCTCCGGGCGGGTGCGGAACCGGGGTCGCTCATCGCGCACCCGATCGTGCGGACGCTGGCTGGACAGGTGCGGCGGACCGGCGTACGCCGCGAAGTAGAACTTGATCTTCCTCGCGGCATGGAGGGAAGCGGCGCCGAGCCGCTCGGCGTGCAGCTCAGAGCGGTCGCCCTCGGTGGCGGCCTGGTCGCGATCGAGGCGTTCGACGTGACCGAGGCGCACCGGGTCGCCCGGGTGCGCCGGGACTTCGTCGCCAACGTGAGCCACGAGCTGAAGACCCCGATCGGCGCGCTGCAGCTCCTCGCCGAAGCGATCATGGATGCGACCTCGGACGCCGACGACGTCGATGTCGAGTCGGCCCGGCGCTTCGCCGAGCGCATGCAGCGCGAATCGGTCCGGCTCGGCACGCTCATCTCCGAGCTGCTGGAGCTGACCCGACTGCAGGGCGCCGAGCCGCTGCCCGACCCCGAGCCGGTCAACGTCGACTGGGTGATCGCGGAGGCGGTCGACCGCTCGCGCACGGCCGCGGCGGCGAAGAAGATCGACATTGAGGTACGCGGTGATCGCTCCCTCACCGTCTACGGCAGCGACAGCCAGCTCGCGACGGCCGTCGGTAATCTGGTCGAGAACGCGATCGCCTACTCCGAGGAGGGGTCGACGGTGGTGGTGACCATCAACGGCGACACCCACCGGGTGAAGATCCGCGTCGCCGACCACGGCATCGGCATCGCCGCCGACGAGGTCGACCGGGTCTTCGAGCGCTTCTACCGATCGGATCGGGCCCGGTCCCGGGCGACCGGCGGCACGGGCCTCGGCCTCGCCATCGTCAAGCACATCGCGACCAACCACGGTGGCCGGGTCGAGGTCACCAGCACCCTGGGTGGCGGTTCGACGTTCACCCTCCGGCTTCCCGCGCGCCCACCGGACGACCAGTTGCCGCTACCGGCATCGGTTTCCATCGGCGCATAG
- a CDS encoding response regulator transcription factor: MARVLVVEDEESFSDALSYMLRKEGFEVSVAATGTAALTEFDRTGADIVLLDLMLPEMSGTEVCRQLRSRSSVPIIMVTARDSEIDKVVGLELGADDYVTKPYSPRELVARIRAVLRRQVTETIDVSGATLAAGPVRMDVERHVVTVDGDQVALPLKEFELLELLLRNAGRVLTRGQLIDRVWGADYVGDTKTLDVHVKRLRSKIEPEPSTPRHLVTVRGLGYKFEP; this comes from the coding sequence GTGGCCAGGGTTTTGGTAGTTGAGGACGAGGAGTCGTTCTCGGACGCGCTCTCCTACATGCTCCGCAAGGAGGGGTTCGAGGTCTCCGTGGCGGCCACGGGTACTGCTGCGTTGACGGAATTCGACCGCACCGGCGCCGACATCGTGCTGCTCGACCTGATGCTGCCCGAGATGTCGGGCACCGAGGTCTGCCGCCAGCTGCGGTCCCGGTCGAGCGTGCCGATCATCATGGTCACCGCTCGCGACAGCGAGATCGACAAGGTGGTCGGCCTGGAGCTGGGCGCCGATGACTACGTGACGAAGCCGTACTCGCCGCGTGAGCTGGTGGCCCGGATCCGGGCGGTGCTGCGCCGACAGGTCACCGAGACGATCGACGTGTCGGGCGCGACGCTCGCCGCCGGGCCGGTGCGGATGGACGTGGAGCGCCACGTCGTGACGGTCGACGGCGACCAGGTGGCCCTGCCGCTCAAGGAGTTCGAGCTGCTGGAGCTGCTGTTGCGCAACGCCGGCCGGGTGCTGACCCGGGGCCAGCTCATCGACCGGGTGTGGGGCGCCGACTACGTGGGCGACACGAAGACGCTGGACGTGCACGTGAAGCGGTTGCGTTCCAAGATCGAGCCGGAGCCGTCGACGCCTCGGCACCTGGTGACCGTTCGGGGCCTCGGCTACAAGTTCGAGCCGTGA
- a CDS encoding Arc family DNA-binding protein codes for MAVTFELPAKLHEAVKAIATAERRSLTQTLIIAVEDYVQRHQRTERIDELSARIAGEDAELLRRLG; via the coding sequence ATGGCCGTTACCTTTGAGCTGCCCGCGAAGCTGCACGAGGCCGTCAAGGCGATCGCGACCGCTGAGCGGCGCAGCCTCACCCAGACCCTGATCATCGCCGTCGAGGACTACGTCCAGCGGCACCAGCGGACCGAGCGGATCGACGAGCTGAGTGCCCGGATCGCGGGCGAGGATGCTGAGCTGCTGCGACGCCTCGGGTGA
- a CDS encoding type II toxin-antitoxin system death-on-curing family toxin: protein MTEFLTAEELLIITGNAIGGPPVVRDYGLLESAAARPRTSVFGEDAYPDLWVKAAALGHSLIGNHPLVDGNKRLGWVAMRVFLELNGEEPLRADVDEAEAFVLAIADGSLREVEEIAARLRGLRR from the coding sequence GTGACGGAGTTCCTCACCGCTGAAGAGCTGCTCATCATCACCGGCAACGCGATCGGCGGACCGCCGGTCGTCCGTGACTACGGTCTGCTCGAATCCGCTGCCGCCCGCCCGCGTACGTCGGTTTTCGGCGAGGACGCCTACCCCGATCTGTGGGTGAAGGCCGCCGCGCTCGGGCATTCGCTGATCGGCAATCACCCGCTCGTCGACGGCAACAAGCGCCTCGGCTGGGTCGCGATGCGGGTCTTCCTGGAGCTCAACGGCGAGGAGCCGCTGCGCGCCGATGTCGACGAGGCGGAGGCTTTCGTGCTCGCCATCGCCGACGGCTCGCTCAGAGAGGTCGAGGAGATCGCGGCTCGCCTGCGCGGGCTGCGGCGATGA
- a CDS encoding endonuclease V, with the protein MRIGAVDVGYPDAGGAVAALVLAEDPSFGVLAGERVVRLTDVAPYRPGAFFERELPCLRAVLAGVDLDLLIVDGYVQLDPDGRPGLGVHAAEAFGIPVVGVAKTAFRSATHAVPVLRGDSARPLLVTATGFPVDDAAAMVRGMAGEHRIPDALRRVDQLSRGR; encoded by the coding sequence ATGAGGATCGGGGCCGTCGACGTCGGTTACCCCGACGCGGGTGGTGCCGTCGCTGCCCTGGTGCTCGCGGAGGACCCGTCGTTCGGGGTGCTCGCCGGCGAGCGGGTGGTCCGGCTTACCGACGTGGCGCCCTACCGGCCCGGCGCCTTCTTCGAACGCGAACTGCCCTGCCTGCGGGCGGTGCTCGCCGGTGTCGACCTGGACCTGCTGATCGTGGACGGCTATGTCCAGCTCGACCCGGACGGGCGGCCCGGGCTCGGCGTCCACGCGGCGGAGGCGTTCGGGATCCCGGTTGTCGGGGTTGCCAAGACCGCTTTCCGCAGCGCGACGCATGCGGTGCCGGTGCTGCGCGGAGATTCGGCGCGGCCGCTGCTCGTGACCGCGACCGGGTTCCCCGTCGACGATGCGGCGGCGATGGTGCGCGGGATGGCCGGTGAGCACCGCATCCCCGACGCGCTGCGCCGCGTCGACCAGCTCTCCCGAGGCCGCTGA